In Tachyglossus aculeatus isolate mTacAcu1 chromosome 10, mTacAcu1.pri, whole genome shotgun sequence, the following proteins share a genomic window:
- the ACVR1B gene encoding activin receptor type-1B isoform X2: MCSCTSCNQANYTCETDGACMVSIFNLEGLEHHVRTCIPAVELVPVGKPFYCLSSEDLRNTHCCYSDFCNKIDLTVPSGHLKETEQPSSWGLVELVAMIAGAIFLFFIITIVIVSIFHHHQRVYHNRQRLDMEDPSCEMCLAKDKTLQDLVYDLSTSGSGSGLPLFVQRTVARTIVLQEIIGKGRFGEVWRGRWRGGDVAVKIFSSREERSWFREAEIYQTVMLRHENILGFIAADNKDNGTWTQLWLVSDYHEHGSLFDYLNRYTVTIEGMIKLALSAASGLAHLHMEIVGTQGKPGIAHRDLKSKNILVKKNGMCAIADLGLAVRHDSVTDTIDIAPNQRVGTKRYMAPEVLDETINMKHFDSFKCADIYALGLVYWEIARRCSSGGIHEEYQLPYYELVPSDPSIEEMRKVVCDQKLRPNIPNWWQSHEALRVMGKMMRECWYANGAARLTALRIKKTLSQLSVQEDVKI, translated from the exons ATGTGTTCGTGCACCAGCTGCAACCAGGCCAACTACACGTGTGAGACGGACGGGGCCTGCATGGTGTCCATCTTCAACCTGGAGGGCCTGGAGCACCACGTCCGCACCTGCATCCCCGCCGTCGAGCTGGTGCCCGTTGGGAAGCCCTTCTACTGCCTGAGCTCAGAGGACCTGCGCAACACGCACTGCTGCTACTCCGACTTCTGCAACAAGATCGACCTGACCGTGCCCAGCG GGCACCTCAAGGAGACAGAGCAGCCGTCCTCCTGGGGCCTGGTGGAGCTGGTGGCCATGATCGCAGGCGccatcttcctcttcttcatcatcaccatcgtcatcgTCTCCATCTTCCACCACCACCAGCGCGTCTACCACAACCGGCAGCGCCTGGACATGGAGGACCCGTCCTGTGAGATGTGCCTGGCCAAAGACAAGACCCTCCAGGACCTTGTCTACGACCTGTCCACCTCGGGGTCTGGCTCAG GGCTGCCGCTCTTTGTCCAGCGCACGGTGGCCCGGACCATCGTCCTTCAGGAGATCATTGGCAAAGGCCGGTTCGGAGAGGTGTGGCGCGGGCGGTGGCGCGGGGGCGACGTGGCCGTCAAGATCTTCTCGTCGCGGGAGGAGCGGTCCTGGTTCCGGGAGGCCGAGATCTACCAGACCGTCATGCTGCGCCACGAGAACATCCTCGGCTTCATCGCCGCCGACAACAAAG ATAACGGCACCTGGACCCAGCTGTGGCTCGTCTCCGACTACCACGAGCACGGCTCCCTGTTCGACTACCTGAACCGCTACACGGTGACAATCGAGGGTATGATTAAGCTGGCGCTGTCTGCGGCCAGCGGGCTGGCACACCTGCACATGGAGATCGTGGGCACACAGG GAAAGCCGGGCATCGCGCACAGGGACTTGAAGTCCAAGAACATCCTGGTGAAGAAGAACGGGATGTGCGCCATCGCCGACCTGGGCCTGGCCGTGCGGCACGACTCGGTCACCGACACCATCGACATCGCCCCCAACCAGAGGGTGGGGACCAAGCG GTACATGGCCCCCGAAGTCTTGGACGAGACCATCAACATGAAGCACTTTGACTCCTTCAAGTGCGCCGACATCTACGCTCTGGGGCTGGTGTACTGGGAGATCGCTCGCAGGTGCAGCTCGGGAG ggATCCACGAGGAGTACCAGCTGCCCTACTACGAGCTCGTGCCCTCCGACCCCTCCATCGAGGAGATGCGGAAGGTCGTGTGTGACCAGAAGCTGCGGCCCAACATCCCCAACTGGTGGCAGAGCCATGAG gCGCTGCGGGTGATGGGGAAGATGATGCGGGAGTGCTGGTATGCCAACGGTGCCGCCCGCCTCACGGCCCTGCGCATCAAGAAGACGCTGTCCCAGCTCAGCGTGCAGGAGGACGTGAAGATCTAG
- the ACVR1B gene encoding activin receptor type-1B isoform X1: MRLRGAKSSSQCQPQPAPFPTALMCSCTSCNQANYTCETDGACMVSIFNLEGLEHHVRTCIPAVELVPVGKPFYCLSSEDLRNTHCCYSDFCNKIDLTVPSGHLKETEQPSSWGLVELVAMIAGAIFLFFIITIVIVSIFHHHQRVYHNRQRLDMEDPSCEMCLAKDKTLQDLVYDLSTSGSGSGLPLFVQRTVARTIVLQEIIGKGRFGEVWRGRWRGGDVAVKIFSSREERSWFREAEIYQTVMLRHENILGFIAADNKDNGTWTQLWLVSDYHEHGSLFDYLNRYTVTIEGMIKLALSAASGLAHLHMEIVGTQGKPGIAHRDLKSKNILVKKNGMCAIADLGLAVRHDSVTDTIDIAPNQRVGTKRYMAPEVLDETINMKHFDSFKCADIYALGLVYWEIARRCSSGGIHEEYQLPYYELVPSDPSIEEMRKVVCDQKLRPNIPNWWQSHEALRVMGKMMRECWYANGAARLTALRIKKTLSQLSVQEDVKI, translated from the exons ATGCGTCTTCGCGGGGCAAAGTCATCTTCCCAGTGCCAACCCCAACCCGCTCCGTTCCCCACAGCGCTGATGTGTTCGTGCACCAGCTGCAACCAGGCCAACTACACGTGTGAGACGGACGGGGCCTGCATGGTGTCCATCTTCAACCTGGAGGGCCTGGAGCACCACGTCCGCACCTGCATCCCCGCCGTCGAGCTGGTGCCCGTTGGGAAGCCCTTCTACTGCCTGAGCTCAGAGGACCTGCGCAACACGCACTGCTGCTACTCCGACTTCTGCAACAAGATCGACCTGACCGTGCCCAGCG GGCACCTCAAGGAGACAGAGCAGCCGTCCTCCTGGGGCCTGGTGGAGCTGGTGGCCATGATCGCAGGCGccatcttcctcttcttcatcatcaccatcgtcatcgTCTCCATCTTCCACCACCACCAGCGCGTCTACCACAACCGGCAGCGCCTGGACATGGAGGACCCGTCCTGTGAGATGTGCCTGGCCAAAGACAAGACCCTCCAGGACCTTGTCTACGACCTGTCCACCTCGGGGTCTGGCTCAG GGCTGCCGCTCTTTGTCCAGCGCACGGTGGCCCGGACCATCGTCCTTCAGGAGATCATTGGCAAAGGCCGGTTCGGAGAGGTGTGGCGCGGGCGGTGGCGCGGGGGCGACGTGGCCGTCAAGATCTTCTCGTCGCGGGAGGAGCGGTCCTGGTTCCGGGAGGCCGAGATCTACCAGACCGTCATGCTGCGCCACGAGAACATCCTCGGCTTCATCGCCGCCGACAACAAAG ATAACGGCACCTGGACCCAGCTGTGGCTCGTCTCCGACTACCACGAGCACGGCTCCCTGTTCGACTACCTGAACCGCTACACGGTGACAATCGAGGGTATGATTAAGCTGGCGCTGTCTGCGGCCAGCGGGCTGGCACACCTGCACATGGAGATCGTGGGCACACAGG GAAAGCCGGGCATCGCGCACAGGGACTTGAAGTCCAAGAACATCCTGGTGAAGAAGAACGGGATGTGCGCCATCGCCGACCTGGGCCTGGCCGTGCGGCACGACTCGGTCACCGACACCATCGACATCGCCCCCAACCAGAGGGTGGGGACCAAGCG GTACATGGCCCCCGAAGTCTTGGACGAGACCATCAACATGAAGCACTTTGACTCCTTCAAGTGCGCCGACATCTACGCTCTGGGGCTGGTGTACTGGGAGATCGCTCGCAGGTGCAGCTCGGGAG ggATCCACGAGGAGTACCAGCTGCCCTACTACGAGCTCGTGCCCTCCGACCCCTCCATCGAGGAGATGCGGAAGGTCGTGTGTGACCAGAAGCTGCGGCCCAACATCCCCAACTGGTGGCAGAGCCATGAG gCGCTGCGGGTGATGGGGAAGATGATGCGGGAGTGCTGGTATGCCAACGGTGCCGCCCGCCTCACGGCCCTGCGCATCAAGAAGACGCTGTCCCAGCTCAGCGTGCAGGAGGACGTGAAGATCTAG